In Chryseobacterium shigense, the following proteins share a genomic window:
- the hisC gene encoding histidinol-phosphate transaminase → MKEFNLNTLVRKNILTLQPYISFRDNNEFSAPVLLDANECPFGEYNRYPDSTQKNLKNKLAELKRVSPSQIALGNGSDELIDLIIKIFCEPKKDAILIMNPSFAMYAFYAAVNENEVVKLNLDENFDIVKDDFLKITQERDIKIFFLCSPNNPTGNSVQDIEFFVQNFDGIVVIDEAYIEFSGNKSGIELLNKYPNLIVLQTFSKAWGTAGARVGAAYASEEIIRFINTVKAPYNVNSISQKLILKLLDDKDKLKENVGSILQERAWLEAEFKNIECIVKIFPTDANFFLIKMKNVDEAYNRMLEAEILTSKRAPAIPDCIRINVGSREENEKLINVLKGIAL, encoded by the coding sequence ATGAAAGAATTTAACCTCAATACTTTAGTAAGAAAAAACATACTAACATTACAGCCGTATATCAGTTTCAGGGATAATAATGAGTTCAGTGCCCCGGTTCTTCTGGATGCCAATGAATGTCCGTTCGGGGAATACAACAGATATCCGGATTCAACACAGAAAAATCTTAAAAATAAACTGGCAGAGCTTAAAAGAGTGTCACCCTCACAGATTGCATTAGGAAACGGAAGTGATGAACTGATAGATCTTATTATCAAAATCTTCTGTGAACCAAAAAAAGATGCCATTCTGATAATGAATCCTTCATTTGCCATGTATGCCTTCTATGCGGCAGTGAACGAAAATGAAGTTGTAAAATTAAACCTGGATGAAAACTTTGACATTGTAAAAGATGACTTTTTAAAGATAACCCAGGAACGCGACATCAAAATTTTCTTCCTGTGTTCTCCCAATAACCCAACAGGAAACAGTGTACAGGATATCGAATTTTTTGTTCAAAATTTTGATGGTATTGTTGTCATAGATGAAGCATATATTGAATTTTCAGGTAACAAATCTGGTATAGAATTATTGAACAAATATCCGAATCTGATTGTACTGCAAACATTCTCTAAAGCCTGGGGAACGGCCGGAGCAAGGGTAGGAGCTGCTTATGCTTCCGAAGAAATCATCCGCTTTATTAATACGGTGAAAGCTCCGTATAATGTTAATTCTATAAGCCAAAAACTTATTTTAAAGCTATTGGATGATAAAGATAAACTTAAAGAAAATGTCGGCAGTATTTTACAGGAAAGAGCGTGGCTTGAAGCAGAATTCAAAAATATTGAATGCATCGTAAAAATATTTCCGACGGATGCCAATTTCTTCCTGATTAAAATGAAAAATGTTGACGAAGCGTACAACAGAATGCTTGAAGCAGAAATTCTTACCAGTAAAAGAGCGCCTGCCATTCCGGATTGTATAAGGATCAACGTAGGAAGCCGTGAAGAAAATGAAAAATTAATCAATGTTCTAAAAGGAATAGCATTATGA
- the hisH gene encoding imidazole glycerol phosphate synthase subunit HisH, with product MIALIKYNGGNVSSVQNALARLNIDSIITDDPDLIIKADKVIFPGVGEASSTMKVLKEKGLDILIPSLKQPVLGICLGMQLMCGNNEEGNTKGMEIFDTDVKRFPPGELVPHMGWNTISELKFPLFSGIEENSDVYFVHSYYCGLAESTVSVCDYILPFSASLQKDNFFAVQFHPEKSGVTGSRILKNFIKL from the coding sequence ATGATTGCATTGATAAAATATAACGGAGGAAATGTAAGCTCGGTACAGAATGCTTTGGCACGCCTCAATATTGATTCCATCATTACGGATGATCCGGACTTGATTATAAAAGCTGATAAAGTAATATTTCCGGGTGTGGGGGAAGCTTCCTCAACAATGAAAGTGCTTAAGGAAAAAGGTCTTGATATCCTTATTCCCAGCCTGAAACAGCCTGTTTTGGGAATTTGTCTCGGTATGCAGCTGATGTGCGGAAATAATGAAGAAGGAAATACAAAAGGAATGGAAATCTTTGATACAGACGTTAAACGCTTTCCACCCGGAGAACTTGTTCCCCATATGGGCTGGAACACCATTTCAGAGCTGAAATTCCCGCTTTTTTCAGGGATTGAGGAGAATAGTGATGTTTATTTTGTTCACAGCTATTATTGCGGATTAGCAGAGTCTACGGTATCTGTATGTGATTACATCCTGCCATTCAGTGCCTCATTGCAGAAAGATAATTTTTTTGCAGTACAGTTTCACCCTGAAAAATCAGGAGTGACGGGTAGCAGGATATTAAAAAACTTTATAAAATTGTAA
- the hisIE gene encoding bifunctional phosphoribosyl-AMP cyclohydrolase/phosphoribosyl-ATP diphosphatase HisIE translates to MKIDFDKNNGLVPVIIQDSRTQQVLMLGYMDEEALKKTEKEGIVTFFSRSKNRLWTKGEESGNFLTVKNISVDCDQDTILIQAVPKNTVCHTGSFSCFGEKENKGFIYELEAKISERIDKKTEGSYTYSLYQRGINKMAQKVGEEAVELVIEAKDSNDDLFKNEAADLLYHFLILLKAKGFTMEEIEKVLLSRDK, encoded by the coding sequence ATGAAAATAGATTTTGATAAAAATAACGGACTTGTTCCCGTAATCATACAGGACAGCAGAACACAGCAGGTGCTCATGCTTGGTTATATGGATGAAGAAGCTTTAAAAAAAACAGAAAAAGAAGGAATTGTTACCTTTTTCAGCCGCTCTAAAAACAGGCTTTGGACAAAAGGAGAAGAATCCGGCAATTTTCTGACCGTAAAAAATATAAGCGTAGATTGTGATCAGGATACGATCTTAATACAGGCCGTACCTAAAAATACAGTCTGCCATACCGGGAGCTTCAGCTGTTTCGGTGAAAAGGAAAATAAAGGTTTTATTTATGAACTGGAAGCAAAAATTTCAGAAAGGATTGATAAGAAAACGGAAGGCTCTTATACGTATTCCCTTTATCAGAGAGGAATCAATAAAATGGCCCAGAAAGTGGGAGAGGAAGCCGTAGAACTGGTTATTGAGGCTAAAGACAGCAATGATGATCTTTTCAAAAATGAAGCCGCAGATCTGCTTTACCATTTTCTGATCCTGCTTAAGGCGAAAGGGTTTACCATGGAAGAAATTGAAAAAGTGCTTCTGAGCAGAGATAAATAG
- a CDS encoding M28 family peptidase, producing the protein MKKLTTFVCTALAVGSVSAQSLVQAYKNRADLISQTNITANLQEFSNLGIKTTGSVNNANTLAWLKNKYTSYGYSVSQIVEDPFTFGSTSSKNLVITKTGTLYPNKYVIICGHYDTITGPGTNDNGSGTSVILEVARILKDIPTEYSIKFIHFSGEEQGLYGSSHYANNVAYQSGVKKLDIKLVFNLDQVGGKLGNTNSKIICERDTSGQSGNNASSNTITQQLATCTTLYSPLQTSISNAYSSDYMPFEQKGYVITGFYEYTRSYTEHTVNDTFTNIDPVYVFKVAKAATGAMQHFATASTTVTAKATPQKTLESVKIYPNPAKNILNVELPDPAIKDFTVEITDLKGFTVLKNKNRSQINVSQLENGIYLCTVKTESTSITRKIIIEK; encoded by the coding sequence ATGAAAAAACTTACCACATTTGTTTGCACTGCATTAGCGGTTGGAAGCGTCAGTGCCCAAAGTCTCGTTCAGGCTTATAAAAACAGGGCCGATCTGATTTCCCAGACCAACATTACTGCTAATCTTCAGGAGTTTTCCAATTTAGGTATTAAAACCACCGGATCTGTGAATAATGCCAACACTTTAGCCTGGCTCAAAAACAAGTATACTTCTTACGGATATTCCGTCAGCCAGATTGTGGAAGATCCTTTCACTTTCGGAAGTACAAGTTCAAAGAATCTGGTCATCACGAAAACAGGAACTCTTTATCCTAATAAATATGTTATTATCTGCGGGCATTATGATACTATTACAGGGCCCGGTACCAATGATAACGGCAGCGGAACTTCGGTCATTCTGGAAGTTGCCAGAATTTTAAAGGATATTCCTACTGAATATTCAATTAAATTTATTCATTTTTCCGGTGAAGAACAGGGATTATACGGAAGTTCTCACTATGCAAACAATGTTGCCTATCAAAGCGGAGTAAAAAAGCTGGATATCAAATTGGTCTTTAATCTCGATCAGGTAGGTGGTAAGTTAGGCAATACCAACAGTAAGATCATCTGTGAAAGAGATACTTCCGGACAGTCTGGAAACAATGCGTCTTCCAATACAATTACCCAGCAGCTGGCAACATGTACTACCCTGTATTCACCTCTTCAGACCAGCATTTCCAATGCCTATTCTTCCGATTATATGCCTTTTGAACAAAAAGGATATGTAATCACAGGTTTTTACGAATATACCAGAAGCTATACCGAACATACTGTAAACGATACTTTTACCAATATAGATCCTGTTTATGTATTTAAAGTAGCCAAAGCAGCTACAGGGGCAATGCAGCATTTTGCTACGGCATCTACAACTGTTACAGCTAAAGCAACACCTCAGAAGACATTAGAATCTGTAAAAATTTATCCTAATCCGGCCAAAAATATTTTAAATGTTGAACTACCTGATCCGGCAATAAAGGATTTTACCGTTGAAATCACAGATTTAAAAGGATTTACCGTACTGAAGAATAAAAACAGGTCTCAGATTAATGTTTCACAGCTGGAGAATGGAATTTATTTATGTACTGTAAAAACAGAAAGCACAAGCATTACAAGAAAAATCATTATTGAAAAATAG
- a CDS encoding M28 family peptidase gives MKKTITMLSICSAVFSSKAQTFIQAYQDRANQVSQTNITTNLQQFSNLGIKTTGTVKNADALAWIKNKYISYGYSASQIVEDPFTFGSTSSKNLVITKTGTVYPNKYVIICGHFDSIYGPGVNDNGSGTSIILEAARILRNIPTEYSIKFIHFSGEEQGLRGSTHYVNNVAYQNGTRVLDIKLVFNLDQVGGVMGNNNNTVYCDQDQSGPTTNNAASAAVTQQLRNCTALYSPLQTAVDPAEDTDYIPFERKGEVITGFFERIRSTYPHSSDDTFANTDPVYIYKIGKATVGALQHFAVATSTSSIVLGTKEAASNQSLEAVSIYPNPAKDTINIELPANTKKDFSFEITDLSGKSLFKTVNETAINVSKLTAGAYIGIIQSDGQKAVRKILIEK, from the coding sequence ATGAAAAAGACAATTACAATGCTGTCTATCTGTTCAGCAGTATTCAGCAGTAAGGCCCAGACTTTCATCCAGGCTTATCAGGACAGGGCCAACCAGGTTTCCCAGACCAATATTACAACTAACTTACAGCAGTTTTCAAATCTTGGCATCAAGACAACAGGTACTGTTAAAAATGCAGACGCATTAGCATGGATCAAAAACAAGTACATTTCCTATGGATATTCTGCCAGCCAGATCGTGGAAGATCCTTTTACCTTCGGAAGTACCAGCTCTAAAAATCTGGTTATTACCAAAACAGGAACTGTTTATCCTAACAAATATGTAATTATCTGTGGACATTTCGACAGTATTTATGGTCCGGGAGTTAACGATAACGGAAGCGGAACTTCTATTATTTTGGAAGCGGCAAGAATTTTAAGGAATATCCCTACAGAATATTCAATTAAGTTCATCCATTTTTCCGGTGAAGAGCAGGGATTGAGAGGAAGCACCCATTATGTGAATAATGTAGCCTATCAGAACGGGACGAGGGTTCTGGACATTAAACTGGTATTCAATCTTGACCAGGTAGGCGGTGTTATGGGCAATAACAATAATACGGTATACTGTGATCAGGACCAGTCCGGGCCAACCACCAATAATGCAGCTTCAGCGGCAGTAACACAACAGCTCAGAAACTGTACAGCGCTCTACTCTCCTCTTCAAACCGCTGTAGACCCTGCAGAAGACACAGATTACATCCCGTTTGAAAGAAAAGGTGAAGTAATCACAGGATTTTTTGAAAGGATAAGAAGTACCTATCCGCATTCTTCTGATGATACTTTTGCGAATACAGACCCTGTTTATATTTACAAAATAGGAAAGGCAACAGTGGGAGCCCTGCAGCATTTTGCCGTTGCTACTTCTACAAGTTCCATCGTGCTGGGAACAAAGGAAGCAGCGTCAAACCAATCTCTTGAAGCTGTATCTATTTACCCTAACCCGGCTAAAGATACCATTAATATTGAGCTTCCCGCTAATACCAAAAAAGATTTCAGTTTTGAAATCACGGACCTTTCGGGAAAATCTCTTTTTAAAACGGTCAATGAAACGGCAATTAATGTTTCAAAACTGACTGCGGGGGCCTATATTGGTATTATACAATCTGATGGCCAGAAGGCAGTGAGAAAAATTCTGATCGAGAAATAA
- the hisD gene encoding histidinol dehydrogenase: protein MKIYRYPERKIWPDLVKRPAIERKEISGLIAEIFEAVEKKGDQALIEFNKKFDKAVTSQITVSETEINNSENEISEDLKKAIKQAKENISKFHASQIAETEKIETVKGVTCWRENRAVEKVGIYIPGGTAPLFSTVLMLAVPANLAGCEEIILCTPPDSNGNINPAILFTAKLCGITKIFRTGGAQAVAAMSLGTESIPKVYKIFGPGNQYVVAAKEYAQRYGVAIDMPAGPSEVLVIADRQAVPGFCAADLLSQAEHGSDSQVVFIATDFKIFTETIEAVEKQVKKLPRNEMACKALDHSVFVLVNSVEEALEFSNLYAPEHLILALEDFEQYIPMIQNAGSVFLGNYSCESAGDYASGTNHTLPTNAYARNYSGVSIDSFVKKITFQYLSKEGLKKIGKTIEVMAEAEGLIAHKNAVSIRLK, encoded by the coding sequence ATCAGGCACTTATAGAATTCAATAAAAAATTTGATAAAGCGGTAACTTCACAAATCACAGTTTCAGAGACAGAAATAAATAATTCTGAGAATGAGATTTCTGAAGATTTAAAAAAAGCTATTAAACAGGCAAAAGAAAATATTTCGAAATTTCATGCTTCCCAGATTGCAGAAACTGAGAAAATTGAAACCGTAAAAGGAGTAACCTGCTGGAGAGAAAACCGTGCAGTAGAAAAAGTAGGAATCTATATTCCGGGAGGAACCGCCCCATTATTTTCAACAGTGCTCATGCTTGCAGTACCGGCAAATCTGGCGGGATGTGAAGAAATTATCCTTTGCACACCACCAGACAGCAATGGAAATATTAACCCGGCAATCCTGTTCACAGCAAAACTTTGTGGTATTACTAAAATCTTCAGGACGGGAGGTGCACAAGCCGTAGCAGCAATGAGTCTGGGAACAGAAAGTATTCCTAAAGTCTATAAAATATTTGGACCCGGTAACCAATATGTTGTTGCAGCAAAAGAATATGCCCAACGTTACGGTGTAGCTATTGATATGCCGGCAGGACCCAGTGAAGTTCTCGTAATTGCAGACAGGCAGGCCGTTCCCGGTTTCTGTGCCGCAGATCTGCTTTCCCAGGCAGAACACGGAAGCGACAGTCAGGTAGTTTTTATAGCGACTGATTTTAAAATTTTTACTGAAACCATTGAAGCCGTTGAAAAACAGGTGAAAAAGCTGCCGAGAAATGAAATGGCCTGTAAAGCTTTAGATCACAGTGTTTTTGTCTTGGTCAATTCAGTAGAGGAAGCTTTGGAATTCAGCAATTTGTATGCTCCGGAACACCTTATTCTCGCGTTGGAAGATTTTGAACAGTATATTCCAATGATTCAGAATGCAGGCTCTGTTTTCTTAGGAAATTATTCCTGTGAAAGTGCCGGAGATTATGCCAGCGGAACCAATCACACGTTACCTACCAATGCTTATGCAAGGAACTATAGCGGTGTTTCCATCGACAGTTTTGTCAAGAAAATCACGTTTCAGTATCTTTCCAAAGAAGGTCTTAAAAAAATAGGAAAAACAATAGAAGTAATGGCAGAAGCAGAAGGTCTTATTGCCCACAAAAATGCAGTATCTATCAGATTAAAATAA
- the hisB gene encoding bifunctional histidinol-phosphatase/imidazoleglycerol-phosphate dehydratase HisB, with amino-acid sequence MKKVLFIDRDGTLIIEPPEDFQVDSLEKLEFYPGVFQNLSRIAKEMDYELVMITNQDGLGTDSFPFEDFIKPQEKMLKAFENEGIIFSDILIDKSFEHENLPTRKPGTGMLSKYMYGSYDLENSYVIGDRNTDIQLAENLRSKAIFINESFNEKAALTTSNWSEIYRFLKQESRKAKIHRKTNETEIDIEIDLNGKGAAQISTGLHFFDHMLDQIARHGNLDLKIKVNGDLNVDEHHTIEDTGIALGEAFLKALGNKKGIERYGFLLPMDDCLAQAAIDFGGRPWIVWDVDFKREKIGDVPTEMFFHFFKSFTDSSRSNLNIKAEGNNEHHKIEAVFKAFAKAVKMAVNQSDNNFNLPSTKGSL; translated from the coding sequence ATGAAGAAAGTATTGTTTATAGACCGCGACGGAACCCTTATCATAGAACCGCCGGAAGATTTTCAGGTAGATTCTCTGGAAAAGCTGGAATTTTACCCGGGAGTTTTTCAGAACCTTTCCAGGATTGCTAAAGAAATGGACTACGAGCTGGTTATGATCACCAACCAGGATGGGTTGGGAACTGACAGCTTTCCGTTTGAGGATTTTATAAAACCACAGGAAAAAATGCTGAAGGCCTTTGAAAATGAAGGAATAATTTTCAGTGATATCCTTATTGACAAAAGTTTTGAACATGAAAACCTTCCCACCAGGAAACCGGGAACAGGAATGCTTTCAAAATACATGTACGGAAGTTATGATCTGGAAAATTCATATGTTATCGGAGATAGGAATACAGATATCCAACTTGCTGAAAATTTGAGATCTAAAGCTATTTTTATTAATGAAAGCTTTAATGAAAAGGCGGCTCTTACTACATCAAACTGGTCTGAGATTTACCGTTTTTTAAAGCAGGAATCAAGAAAAGCAAAAATCCACAGAAAGACCAATGAAACAGAAATAGATATTGAAATAGACCTGAACGGAAAAGGAGCTGCACAAATTTCTACCGGACTTCATTTTTTTGATCACATGCTGGATCAGATTGCAAGACATGGAAACCTGGATCTTAAAATCAAAGTGAATGGAGACCTTAATGTAGATGAGCACCACACGATTGAGGATACGGGAATTGCTTTAGGTGAAGCCTTTTTAAAAGCATTGGGAAATAAAAAAGGTATTGAAAGATATGGTTTTCTCCTTCCAATGGACGATTGCCTGGCCCAGGCTGCCATTGATTTCGGAGGCAGGCCGTGGATCGTTTGGGATGTAGATTTCAAAAGAGAAAAAATCGGTGATGTTCCTACAGAAATGTTTTTTCACTTCTTCAAATCGTTTACGGATTCTTCAAGATCTAACCTGAACATCAAAGCGGAGGGAAACAACGAGCACCACAAGATAGAAGCTGTCTTCAAGGCATTTGCAAAAGCTGTTAAAATGGCAGTGAATCAGTCGGACAACAACTTTAATCTACCATCAACCAAAGGAAGTCTGTAA
- the hisF gene encoding imidazole glycerol phosphate synthase subunit HisF has product MLKKRIIPCLDIKDGTTVKGINFEGLRNAGDPVELAVKYEKEGADELVFLDITATLENRKTFASLVKEIARQLSIPFTVGGGISSVEDVRILLEAGADKISINSSAVKNPQLIYDLSKEFGSQCVVVAIDTRFTDGSDLVYVRGGKQATSLNTVDWATQAASLGAGEILLTSMDGDGTKNGFDLRITRLVSEAVCIPVIASGGAGSADDFIKVFNETKATGALAASIFHFNEVPVQELKKQLKTQKIPVR; this is encoded by the coding sequence ATGCTTAAAAAAAGAATCATTCCATGTCTGGATATTAAAGACGGAACAACGGTAAAAGGAATTAATTTTGAAGGCCTCCGGAATGCAGGAGATCCGGTAGAGCTTGCGGTAAAATATGAGAAAGAAGGTGCTGATGAATTGGTTTTCCTTGATATTACAGCAACATTGGAAAACAGGAAAACTTTTGCATCACTTGTAAAAGAAATAGCCAGACAATTAAGCATCCCATTTACGGTAGGCGGCGGAATTTCCTCTGTAGAAGATGTCAGGATACTTCTGGAAGCCGGAGCAGACAAAATCAGTATCAATTCTTCCGCAGTAAAAAATCCACAGCTGATCTATGATCTTTCCAAAGAATTCGGGAGCCAGTGCGTTGTTGTAGCTATTGATACCCGTTTTACAGACGGTTCAGATCTCGTATATGTGAGGGGTGGAAAGCAGGCTACCAGCCTAAATACCGTGGATTGGGCAACACAAGCAGCATCTTTGGGAGCCGGAGAGATTTTGTTGACCTCCATGGATGGTGATGGCACAAAAAACGGCTTTGATCTTCGCATTACCAGGCTGGTTTCAGAAGCTGTATGTATCCCTGTGATTGCTTCAGGAGGCGCAGGAAGTGCAGATGACTTTATTAAAGTATTTAATGAAACAAAAGCAACAGGAGCATTGGCAGCCAGTATTTTCCATTTTAATGAAGTACCAGTTCAGGAATTAAAAAAGCAATTGAAAACTCAAAAAATACCCGTTCGATGA
- a CDS encoding M28 family peptidase, with translation MKKITTILLLSLSAYSLQGQNFIQAYQTRVNKVSQTNITTNLQDFGNLGVKTTGSIENTNALNWLKAKYQSYGYDASQITEDTFTYNGNSTKNLIITKTGTVYPDTYVIICGHYDTIVGPGVSDNGSGASILLEAARILKNVPTEYSIKFIHFSGEEQGLLGSSHYVNNVVFQNNVRQLNLKVVFNIDQVGGKLGNLNNNIKCESDQSGQTGNNAASLAMTQQLATCTTLYSPLQTTMSNAFNSDYMPFENKGDIITGFYETTRSYNEHTVNDTFANVDPVYVFNVGKAALGALQHFAVASTVTLATDDVQAENSLEAIRIYPNPAQDVLHIELPKDHKNFEVEISDMNGRLILNAENEKKMNTSGLSNGMYMVTVKSDQNSITRKILIEK, from the coding sequence GTGAAAAAAATAACGACTATTTTACTCCTTTCCTTATCAGCTTACAGCCTTCAGGGTCAGAATTTTATACAGGCTTATCAAACAAGGGTTAACAAGGTTTCTCAAACCAATATTACTACAAACCTTCAGGACTTCGGAAATCTTGGCGTAAAAACTACAGGTTCTATAGAAAATACAAATGCACTGAACTGGCTTAAGGCGAAATATCAGTCTTACGGATATGATGCAAGCCAGATTACAGAAGATACGTTTACCTATAACGGTAATTCTACAAAGAATTTAATTATAACCAAAACAGGTACGGTATATCCTGATACCTATGTGATTATCTGCGGACATTATGATACGATAGTTGGTCCCGGAGTAAGTGATAATGGCAGCGGAGCTTCTATTTTGCTGGAAGCGGCAAGAATTTTAAAAAATGTTCCTACAGAATATTCCATCAAATTTATCCATTTCTCCGGTGAAGAGCAGGGTCTTCTGGGAAGTTCACACTATGTAAACAATGTTGTTTTTCAGAATAATGTCCGCCAGCTTAACCTGAAAGTGGTCTTCAATATCGATCAGGTAGGAGGAAAATTAGGAAACTTGAACAATAATATCAAATGTGAGAGCGATCAGAGCGGTCAAACCGGAAATAATGCAGCTTCACTGGCAATGACTCAGCAATTGGCAACGTGTACCACATTATATTCTCCACTTCAGACCACCATGTCGAATGCCTTCAATTCGGATTATATGCCTTTTGAAAATAAGGGTGACATCATTACAGGATTTTACGAAACAACGAGAAGCTATAATGAGCATACCGTAAATGATACTTTTGCCAATGTGGACCCTGTGTATGTTTTTAACGTAGGAAAAGCAGCTTTAGGGGCTTTGCAGCACTTTGCAGTAGCTTCAACCGTTACTTTGGCAACGGATGATGTTCAGGCTGAAAATTCACTGGAAGCAATCAGGATCTACCCTAACCCGGCACAGGATGTTCTTCATATTGAATTGCCAAAAGACCATAAAAACTTTGAGGTAGAAATCAGTGATATGAATGGACGTTTGATTTTAAATGCAGAAAATGAGAAGAAAATGAATACTTCCGGCCTTTCAAACGGAATGTATATGGTAACTGTAAAATCTGATCAAAACAGCATCACCAGGAAGATTCTTATTGAAAAATAG
- the hisA gene encoding 1-(5-phosphoribosyl)-5-[(5-phosphoribosylamino)methylideneamino]imidazole-4-carboxamide isomerase → MKIIPAIDIIDGKCVRLSKGDYSTKKIYSEDPLEIAKEFENFGIQFLHLVDLDGAKSKHIVNQKVLENIARGTSLHIDFGGGLKTGNDIETAFNSGAKQITLGSIAVQDPEFCIEMLQKYGPDKIILGADCENRKIKTSGWLEESSLDIIDFLLQYQEKGISQTICTDISKDGMLEGPSTELYQEILGKISVKLTASGGISCIEDVYKMKEIGCSGTIIGKAIYEGKISLQQLQKFIENA, encoded by the coding sequence ATGAAAATTATTCCAGCCATTGATATCATTGACGGAAAATGTGTCCGCCTGTCAAAAGGAGATTATTCCACGAAAAAAATATACAGTGAAGATCCTTTAGAAATTGCCAAAGAATTTGAAAACTTCGGGATTCAGTTCCTGCACCTTGTTGACCTTGACGGGGCAAAATCTAAACATATTGTCAACCAGAAAGTACTGGAAAATATTGCGCGGGGAACTTCTCTTCATATTGATTTTGGAGGCGGATTAAAAACAGGAAATGACATAGAAACAGCCTTTAATTCAGGAGCAAAACAGATCACTTTGGGAAGCATTGCGGTACAGGACCCGGAATTCTGTATTGAAATGCTTCAAAAATATGGCCCAGATAAGATTATTCTGGGCGCTGATTGTGAAAACAGAAAGATCAAAACGTCCGGATGGCTGGAAGAAAGCTCCTTAGATATTATTGATTTTCTTCTTCAGTATCAGGAAAAAGGAATCAGCCAGACCATATGCACGGATATTTCCAAAGACGGAATGCTGGAAGGTCCTTCAACGGAACTGTATCAGGAAATATTAGGTAAAATTTCAGTGAAGCTTACGGCCAGCGGTGGAATTTCCTGTATTGAAGATGTATATAAGATGAAGGAGATCGGATGCTCAGGAACCATTATTGGAAAAGCCATTTATGAAGGAAAAATAAGTTTGCAACAACTTCAGAAATTTATTGAAAATGCTTAA